The Belonocnema kinseyi isolate 2016_QV_RU_SX_M_011 chromosome 2, B_treatae_v1, whole genome shotgun sequence nucleotide sequence GTAAAGTTGAGGATTATGGAACCGTTTCTGAAAATCGTCTTCTGGGAGCAGTGATACGAGAAATTCCTGGGAACAGATATTCGATCTCTGGAGGTTAGAAGAATTTCGCCAGTGTGGTTCACATCGGACGTGGTGGAATATTCTAGATTTATTAGTCGGTAATATCCGTAAATCAGggtgaaattgaatttaaaggtTAGCTTCGATCCATCTGGTGTCGTGAAAATCAAGCCGAGAATCGTCGTTCTGTTTTTACGATCAGCATACGAGGCTTCTGACAATTTAGTCAACTGTACGAAATCCTTGTCGTCGGCCATCTAATCAGAAAGGGTTTCATTTAATATAAAGAAGATTAAAGATTTATGGATTAAGAATATGAAAACGATTTAAAAGatgtagattttcaattaatgatTTCTAACCTTTATGAATGGTTTTTGACTGGCGTAGAAAAGAACTTCTCCACTGGAACTGTTGAAAAAGAGAGAGGTTTCGTTTTCTGCTGCAGCCCTTCGAACTCGTTCCGACCGACTGTAAATGCAAGATCTTCCGGTGAGAGCTGCAATCAAATTTGGACTGGACTCGCGCATTGAGCTGTAAATTTCTGGAACTGTATCCAAGTCCGTGGCCTGGACTAACGCTAATTGATTATCGGCAACTGATTCCAAATCATCGTCCATCGTCAGATTGTACGAGGAGAGACTTTCAAACACTGACATTGGAGACTCTACCGCCGGAAGGTATATCGTTCCAgcatttttgattttcttcaagttctgcaaaacaaaatattcagaaatttgtatCAAATAATATGCTGTAAGCTTTCATAGCACTGATTAAGAGAAAAAGTGTtggaagaaaatttcaaaagatgtttatGAAACAcctgaactaatttaattcagtgCTATAATAaaccatttatattatttatagatgATGCATTTGCGAactgataaaatataaaatcaatatacgttttaattattataataatttaattctgtattttttaaaaatatttcaaacaattaataactTTTCAGAGTAAATTAACCATTTACATTAAATACCCGGGTGGCCACTTTTTTCGTGGGAAAAaatccccggcttttttccactttgaaaaaaattcctggtcactgaaattataaaaattgaagctGCCAAAATTGAACtct carries:
- the LOC117167318 gene encoding V-type proton ATPase subunit S1-like; translation: MIPDLKSLWTFGLVFACHVLVISAGDSVPVLLWGGDGETSPPEPVNPLYKTSRVDFEKILNRKLGKSLPPLLVFVRDSFCNEDITQNKENLKKIKNAGTIYLPAVESPMSVFESLSSYNLTMDDDLESVADNQLALVQATDLDTVPEIYSSMRESSPNLIAALTGRSCIYSRSERVRRAAAENETSLFFNSSSGEVLFYASQKPFIKMADDKDFVQLTKLSEASYADRKNRTTILGLIFTTPDGSKLTFKFNFTLIYGYYRLINLEYSTTSDVNHTGEILLTSRDRISVPRNFSYHCSQKTIFRNGSIILNFTDLQIQLDARGSFGDTYNCIGFTSIPIWTGIFVTAILALIMIWGLTMIMDIRTMDRFDDPKGKTITISALE